Proteins encoded within one genomic window of bacterium:
- the nadA gene encoding quinolinate synthase NadA: MSSEENIQKQIRLLARERNAVILAHNYQRGEVQDVADHTGDSLGLSIIASKTDAKVIVFCGVHFMAESASILSPEKTVLLPRLDAGCPMADMITAEDLIKVREEHPGVPIVTYVNSSAKVKAVSDICCTSANAVKVTNSLPEKTVYLAPDRNLARWVARNTDKNVLYWNGCCPSHERLTARDVLAAKAENPGAPFIAHPECRPEVIDLADAVRSTSGMLEWCKNSSAKTIIVGTETGLFHQLRKNSPDKTFVAPTEKLFCPNMKLTSLEDLLVSLEKMENVIEVEESVRIPAARALQRMVDAGRD, translated from the coding sequence ATGAGCAGCGAAGAAAACATACAAAAACAGATAAGGCTTCTCGCCCGAGAGCGAAACGCCGTGATTTTGGCCCACAATTACCAGCGCGGCGAGGTGCAGGACGTGGCCGACCACACCGGCGACAGCCTCGGCCTCTCCATAATCGCCTCGAAGACAGACGCGAAAGTCATCGTCTTTTGCGGCGTCCACTTCATGGCGGAGAGCGCCTCCATCCTCTCGCCGGAAAAGACGGTCCTCCTCCCCCGGCTCGACGCGGGGTGCCCTATGGCCGACATGATAACCGCCGAAGACCTCATAAAAGTGCGCGAGGAGCACCCCGGCGTTCCGATAGTGACCTACGTCAACTCCTCCGCGAAAGTGAAGGCGGTCAGCGACATCTGCTGCACCTCGGCCAACGCGGTGAAGGTGACCAATTCCCTCCCGGAGAAGACCGTCTACCTCGCGCCGGACAGAAACCTCGCGCGGTGGGTGGCGCGCAACACCGACAAGAACGTCCTCTACTGGAACGGCTGCTGCCCCTCCCACGAGCGGCTCACGGCCAGGGACGTGCTGGCGGCGAAAGCCGAGAACCCCGGCGCTCCCTTCATCGCCCACCCCGAGTGCAGGCCCGAGGTGATAGACCTCGCCGACGCGGTCCGTTCTACCTCCGGCATGCTGGAGTGGTGCAAGAATTCCTCCGCGAAGACGATAATAGTCGGCACGGAGACGGGTCTCTTCCACCAGCTCAGGAAAAACAGCCCCGACAAAACCTTCGTCGCGCCGACGGAAAAGCTCTTTTGCCCCAACATGAAGCTGACCTCCCTCGAAGACCTCCTCGTCTCCCTCGAAAAGATGGAAAACGTGATCGAGGTCGAGGAGAGCGTCCGCATTCCGGCGGCGAGGGCGCTGCAGAGGATGGTTGATGCCGGGCGAGACTAA